One genomic region from Clostridium saccharobutylicum DSM 13864 encodes:
- a CDS encoding phosphocholine cytidylyltransferase family protein, whose translation MGRIKTAVILAAGMGSRLQDITQNKVPKGLIKVNGKTLVERSIEKLRSLGIDKIYIVTGHLSESYDELAKKNKYIKTIKNRKYKATGSMTSLSILEHELKEDFLLLESDLIYEVYGLIKVINFEQDDCVLLSGRTNSGDECYVEIRDDNLYKISKHKEEIENVYGELVGISKISIELYKEMLKQYKNFNIETMEYGQRTKKYDYENAMFDAAKNRKIGYLKIENLIWGEIDDKNHLNRIEKTILPRLEKVNKVRSGL comes from the coding sequence ATGGGAAGAATAAAAACAGCAGTTATATTAGCTGCAGGAATGGGGTCTAGATTACAGGATATAACTCAAAATAAAGTTCCAAAAGGTCTTATAAAAGTAAATGGAAAGACCTTGGTAGAAAGATCAATTGAAAAGCTTAGGAGTTTAGGAATAGACAAAATTTATATTGTTACAGGTCATTTAAGTGAATCTTATGATGAATTAGCAAAAAAAAATAAATATATTAAAACAATAAAAAATAGAAAATATAAGGCAACAGGGAGTATGACTTCTTTATCAATATTGGAACATGAATTAAAGGAAGATTTCTTACTGCTTGAAAGTGATTTAATATATGAAGTTTATGGACTGATAAAAGTTATTAATTTCGAACAAGATGATTGTGTTTTGTTAAGCGGAAGGACAAATTCTGGAGATGAATGCTATGTGGAAATTAGAGATGATAATTTATATAAGATATCTAAGCATAAGGAAGAAATAGAAAATGTTTATGGAGAATTAGTTGGTATTTCAAAAATTTCAATAGAATTATATAAGGAAATGTTAAAACAATATAAAAATTTTAATATTGAAACAATGGAGTATGGTCAAAGGACAAAAAAGTATGATTATGAAAATGCCATGTTTGATGCGGCAAAAAATAGAAAAATAGGATACTTAAAAATTGAAAATTTAATATGGGGAGAAATTGATGATAAAAATCATCTTAATAGAATAGAAAAAACAATACTTCCTAGATTAGAGAAAGTTAATAAAGTTAGGAGTGGTTTATAA
- the aepX gene encoding phosphoenolpyruvate mutase, with protein sequence MKKVYVAMSADIIHQGHLNVLNEAKKLGDVIVGLHTDDVIRGYWRNPIMKYDERKEVIENIKGVVQVVLQDTLDQVPNLLDIKPDYVVHGDDWIEGSQKVFRDKVINAIKEWGGKLVEVTYTQGVSISKLDEQLAEIGITPQKRMKSLKELIYSKKPVRILEAHNGLTGLIVEKTKVEKNGKIKEFDGMWISSLCDSTAKGKPDIELVDLTSRLNTINDILEVTTKPIIVDGDTGGQIEHFVYTVKTLERLGVSAIIIEDKTGLKKNSLFGTEVKQTQDSMEHFSEKIKAGREARVTSDFMIISRIESLILKAGMDDAINRAKAYIEAGTDGIMIHSKEKDGKEIVEFCKRYNEIENKVPLVVVPTSYNFMKEDELVELGINVIIYANHLIRSAYPAMVNTAKSILENERSKEASSNCMPIKEILTLIPGGM encoded by the coding sequence ATGAAAAAAGTTTATGTAGCTATGAGCGCAGATATAATTCATCAAGGACATTTAAATGTATTAAATGAAGCTAAAAAATTAGGAGATGTAATAGTAGGGTTACATACAGATGATGTAATTAGAGGCTATTGGAGAAATCCAATAATGAAGTATGACGAAAGAAAAGAAGTGATTGAAAATATTAAGGGAGTTGTACAAGTAGTACTTCAAGATACTTTAGACCAAGTTCCAAATTTGTTAGATATAAAACCTGATTATGTTGTTCACGGTGATGATTGGATAGAAGGATCTCAAAAGGTGTTTAGAGATAAAGTTATAAATGCAATAAAAGAATGGGGAGGAAAACTTGTTGAAGTTACTTATACTCAAGGTGTATCTATTTCAAAATTAGATGAACAATTAGCGGAAATCGGAATAACTCCTCAAAAGAGAATGAAAAGTTTAAAGGAATTAATTTATTCTAAAAAGCCAGTAAGGATACTTGAAGCTCATAATGGTTTAACAGGATTGATTGTTGAAAAAACTAAAGTTGAAAAGAATGGTAAGATTAAAGAATTTGATGGAATGTGGATAAGTTCCTTATGTGATTCAACGGCTAAAGGTAAGCCAGATATAGAATTGGTAGATTTAACATCAAGGTTAAACACAATTAATGATATTTTAGAAGTTACAACAAAGCCAATAATTGTTGATGGTGATACAGGTGGACAAATTGAGCATTTTGTTTATACAGTTAAAACTCTAGAAAGATTAGGTGTATCAGCAATAATTATTGAAGATAAGACAGGCCTTAAGAAAAATTCTTTATTTGGAACTGAAGTTAAACAAACACAAGATAGTATGGAACATTTCTCGGAAAAAATAAAAGCAGGAAGAGAAGCTAGAGTAACTAGCGATTTTATGATAATTTCAAGAATTGAAAGTTTAATATTAAAAGCGGGAATGGATGATGCAATAAATAGGGCAAAAGCTTATATTGAAGCTGGTACTGATGGAATTATGATTCATAGTAAAGAGAAAGACGGAAAAGAGATAGTTGAATTTTGTAAAAGATATAATGAAATTGAAAATAAGGTGCCATTAGTGGTAGTTCCAACTTCTTATAATTTTATGAAGGAAGATGAATTAGTTGAATTGGGCATAAATGTGATTATTTACGCAAATCATCTCATTAGAAGTGCATACCCAGCAATGGTGAATACTGCAAAGAGTATATTAG